A part of Gossypium hirsutum isolate 1008001.06 chromosome A07, Gossypium_hirsutum_v2.1, whole genome shotgun sequence genomic DNA contains:
- the LOC107952887 gene encoding piriformospora indica-insensitive protein 2, with the protein MQWQVPINQKTKSPSFRFHPNQPNIPPPPNNTAWFSISFLSSTPSEKTMTVVSIFKLALFFTLTSTLVTISLQQEQPLLLNSAEQDSVYQVLSSINSATNWRTLFPDDLCSYPPHGVVCDYFTDPTTKNVTVHVTELSFGYVSDFTPNPSCSPNSTFSPLLFTSFKHLRKLFFYQCFTQTQAFVPDIPTTFGSSLEELVFINNRAFVGPLSSITGNFTSLRRLVLSGNGIHGAIPNAIGDLANIEEITLSRNKLSGKVSVNLSKLKKLKILDLSGNGFHGNVPSSVGNLTHLLKLDLSSNGFSGKIPESLSNLQALDFLDLSFNRFGNFGVPLFLAAMTRLKEVHLSGNLLGGEIPEIWGNLGGILGIGFSNMGLVGEIPASMGLHLRNLCYLGLDNNKLNGKVPEEFGFLEFVNEINLENNNLSGRLPFSANFTAKFGEKLRLKGNPELCVDEKLSHRESVGELKKCSKPEIPNPVLFIGVSHSGLLSSSSSFLVLLLFWGLWILLA; encoded by the coding sequence ATGCAATGGCAAGTGCCAATAAACCAAAAAACAAAATCCCCTTCTTTTCGCTTCCATCCCAACCAACCTAAcatccccccccccccaaacaaCACTGCTTGGTTTTCTATCTCTTTTTTATCTTCCACTCCCAGTGAGAAAACCATGACTGTTGTTTCTATTTTCAAGCTGGCTCTTTTCTTCACGCTTACATCCACTCTAGTTACTATTTCATTGCAGCAGGAACAACCTCTCCTCCTCAACTCGGCTGAGCAGGACTCAGTTTACCAAGTTCTCTCCTCCATCAACTCAGCCACCAATTGGCGGACTCTCTTCCCTGACGACCTCTGCTCTTACCCTCCTCACGGTGTTGTTTGTGATTATTTCACCGACCCAACAACGAAGAACGTTACGGTCCATGTCACGGAACTGAGTTTCGGGTACGTTTCCGATTTTACACCAAACCCATCTTGCTCTCCAAACTCCACTTTCAGCCCTCTCCTCTTCACTTCCTTCAAACATCTACGCAAACTTTTCTTCTACCAATGCTTCACCCAAACCCAAGCTTTTGTCCCCGATATCCCCACAACTTTCGGCTCCTCTCTTGAAGAGCTTGTGTTTATAAACAACCGAGCTTTTGTTGGTCCTCTCAGTAGCATCACCGGAAATTTCACAAGTTTGAGGAGGTTGGTTTTGTCCGGAAATGGAATTCATGGAGCTATCCCAAATGCAATCGGTGATTTGGCTAACATTGAAGAGATAACACTGTCGAGAAACAAGCTTAGTGGAAAGGTTTCTGTTAATCTGTCTAAGCTAAAGAAGCTGAAAATTCTCGACTTGAGCGGCAATGGATTCCATGGAAATGTGCCTTCTTCTGTAGGTAATCTTACTCACCTTTTGAAGCTGGACTTGAGTTCAAATGGGTTTTCTGGTAAAATCCCAGAGAGCTTGAGCAACTTACAAGCTCTGGATTTCTTGGATTTGAGTTTTAACCGTTTTGGAAACTTCGGGGTTCCTTTGTTTCTTGCTGCAATGACCAGATTGAAGGAGGTGCATTTGAGTGGGAATTTACTAGGAGGGGAGATTCCTGAAATTTGGGGCAATCTAGGGGGTATTTTGGGGATAGGATTTTCAAACATGGGATTGGTTGGTGAAATCCCAGCTTCCATGGGGTTGCATTTGAGGAACTTATGCTATCTAGGCCTTGATAACAACAAGCTTAACGGGAAAGTACCTGAGGAGTTTGGGTTTCTGGAGTTTGTGAATGAAATCAATTTGGAAAACAACAATCTAAGTGGGAGACTTCCCTTTTCTGCTAACTTCACTGCTAAATTTGGTGAAAAGTTAAGGTTAAAAGGCAATCCAGAACTGTGCGTTGATGAGAAATTGAGCCATCGTGAAAGCGTTGGCGAACTGAAGAAATGCAGCAAGCCGGAGATTCCCAATCCAGTCCTCTTCATTGGGGTTTCTCATTCTGGGCTGTTatcatcttcatcttctttccTTGTTTTATTGCTGTTTTGGGGTCTCTGGATACTTTTGGCTTGA